One segment of Spirochaetota bacterium DNA contains the following:
- a CDS encoding ABC transporter ATP-binding protein, with translation MTILKLENVSLSLDERPILNNLSVDFWEGHIHAIVGPNGAGKSTFSYVVMGLSGYKNITGTIYFKGKPINNLTVYERAKLGISLGWQEPARFEGLTVAQYLKASKKDTGMPIEEAMEVVGLQPQEYLQRACDKTLSGGERKRIELASLLVMQPELVLLDEPDSGIDVEALERIFDAINILKERGSTVITITHSMAVLKKAEHAFLMCHGSIIDKGSIDKISGYFENKCIPCGHKNIPVLGEVQQ, from the coding sequence ATGACTATTCTGAAACTGGAAAATGTTTCATTATCGTTAGATGAAAGGCCAATACTCAATAACCTTTCTGTTGACTTCTGGGAAGGACATATCCATGCAATTGTTGGCCCCAATGGTGCGGGCAAATCAACATTTTCATACGTTGTTATGGGGCTTAGCGGTTATAAAAATATTACTGGTACTATCTATTTTAAAGGAAAACCCATAAACAATCTCACTGTGTATGAGCGAGCAAAATTAGGAATAAGCCTTGGATGGCAGGAACCTGCCCGATTTGAAGGACTAACTGTTGCACAATACCTGAAGGCATCAAAAAAGGATACTGGCATGCCCATTGAAGAAGCAATGGAAGTTGTAGGATTGCAACCACAGGAATACCTGCAGCGTGCATGCGACAAAACCTTAAGTGGCGGTGAACGAAAACGCATTGAGTTAGCTTCACTATTAGTTATGCAACCTGAGCTTGTGCTTCTTGATGAACCTGATTCAGGCATTGATGTGGAAGCTCTGGAGCGCATCTTTGATGCAATAAATATATTAAAGGAAAGAGGTTCTACGGTAATAACTATCACCCATAGCATGGCAGTTTTAAAAAAAGCCGAGCATGCATTTTTAATGTGCCACGGCAGCATTATTGATAAGGGGAGCATTGATAAAATTTCAGGATATTTTGAAAATAAATGCATCCCCTGCGGACATAAAAATATTCCTGTTTTAGGAGAAGTACAGCAATGA
- a CDS encoding pyridoxal-dependent decarboxylase, whose translation MRLAEPTIDHTPGKIPTDLEHLRKLFIMPDSPDKFMQFGYELLDLIHSFFKEKGGIHSEISLPELACLFNNIDIPRDPKLLKDILLEIKQKVIKHSVKVGNPYYIGHMTSAIPYFMILLEMIIAALNQNQVKIETAKASTFVEREFISWIHRLIFQKPASFYKRNIQNHRIALGNVTLDGTLANLTAMLVARNKAFPADERFPGIRKAGVAEAFRYYHIHKAVYIVSQRGHYSIDKVARITGIGDNNVIKIPVDSNNKIDINALRRELKAIAEYNSTHADAIKVIALIGIAGTTETGNIDDLYTLRKIADEYNIFFHVDAAWGGSVLLVNKYRDLFKGIEKADSVTFDAHKLLYSPLSMGLILFKNPYDLTNIMHTSNYIIRPDSVDQGRFTVEGSRPFSCLKPWVTLKIFGTAGFEVLFEHAFMLTNTLKELIIKHENFELLNNPELFITNYRFVPQSIRIKLERIMSAIQTADEEKAAKLRRRLKKLNDIINEMTIELHRAIRQEDNSFVSRTMLESTRYRDQRIVVLRAITINPLTTPAILQEIIDEQNKLGLKIYNDFKNRLSRV comes from the coding sequence ATGAGATTGGCTGAGCCCACAATAGATCATACTCCTGGTAAGATACCCACCGATTTAGAGCATCTGCGCAAGCTATTCATCATGCCCGATTCACCTGATAAGTTTATGCAGTTTGGGTATGAGCTTCTTGACCTTATCCATTCTTTTTTCAAGGAAAAGGGTGGTATTCACAGTGAGATATCATTACCGGAACTGGCATGCTTGTTTAATAATATTGATATTCCCCGTGATCCAAAGCTTTTAAAAGATATACTTCTTGAAATTAAACAAAAGGTTATCAAACACTCGGTGAAGGTTGGCAATCCTTATTACATTGGGCACATGACAAGTGCTATTCCCTATTTTATGATTTTGCTTGAGATGATCATTGCTGCACTCAATCAAAACCAGGTAAAGATAGAAACAGCAAAAGCGTCAACATTTGTAGAGCGCGAATTTATTTCCTGGATACACAGGCTTATTTTTCAAAAGCCAGCGTCATTTTATAAACGAAATATTCAGAATCACAGGATTGCACTGGGAAATGTAACCCTTGATGGCACACTGGCAAACCTTACCGCAATGCTTGTGGCACGCAACAAAGCGTTCCCTGCTGATGAACGTTTTCCTGGCATACGCAAAGCAGGTGTGGCTGAAGCATTCAGGTATTATCATATACACAAAGCAGTATATATAGTTTCGCAGCGTGGTCATTATTCAATTGATAAGGTTGCTCGTATTACCGGCATTGGTGACAATAACGTAATTAAAATACCAGTTGATAGCAATAATAAGATAGATATTAATGCATTGCGACGTGAGTTAAAAGCAATAGCTGAGTATAACAGCACCCATGCTGATGCAATCAAAGTCATTGCATTGATTGGCATTGCTGGCACAACTGAGACAGGCAATATAGATGACCTGTATACTTTAAGAAAAATTGCTGATGAATACAATATCTTCTTCCATGTTGATGCGGCGTGGGGTGGATCAGTACTTCTGGTTAACAAATACCGCGATTTATTCAAAGGGATAGAAAAGGCTGATTCGGTTACATTTGATGCCCACAAGCTATTGTATTCACCGTTGTCCATGGGACTGATTTTGTTTAAAAATCCCTATGACCTTACCAACATTATGCATACATCCAATTACATTATTCGCCCGGATTCAGTTGACCAGGGAAGGTTTACTGTGGAAGGTTCACGACCATTTTCATGCTTAAAGCCCTGGGTAACGCTTAAGATATTTGGCACGGCAGGTTTTGAGGTGCTCTTTGAACATGCATTCATGCTTACTAATACCTTGAAAGAACTCATTATAAAGCATGAAAACTTTGAGTTGCTCAATAATCCGGAATTATTTATCACTAACTATAGGTTTGTACCACAGAGTATACGGATAAAACTTGAGCGCATAATGAGTGCAATCCAAACTGCAGATGAAGAGAAAGCAGCAAAATTGCGCAGGCGCCTAAAAAAGCTAAATGATATTATCAATGAAATGACCATAGAGCTTCACCGTGCAATCCGTCAGGAAGATAACAGCTTTGTTTCTCGAACCATGCTGGAGTCAACACGCTATCGCGATCAGCGAATTGTAGTTCTCAGGGCTATCACCATAAATCCTTTAACCACTCCAGCAATATTGCAAGAAATAATTGACGAGCAGAATAAGCTTGGTTTAAAGATATATAATGATTTCAAAAACCGGTTATCACGTGTATAG
- a CDS encoding C1 family peptidase, whose amino-acid sequence MKKYFIICIMMCVAIAPIAFSQSKMKSSFKTDVEAQRIKNKKSITEVKQQLEAIRKDIKERNLKFKVDMTEALKRQIEEITGTIPPKDLEKEAEIQTSRGFQLFLEFLQRLAEAQAAKRQAELQPEKKEPVKPKEEVKKEEKPEEVTPVKPEETLPQSFMLADPSKPVLDWFALGMMTAVKDQGLCGSCWSFTAMGVVEGCYKINKKADIDLSEQYMIDCARDKYGRDAGSCNGGWYGNVFDFMMTNYPVEEKIAPYRGYEYGCTPKKQIPVKLIAWGYVRKDGGIPSVDEMKKALSTYGPIAATVKVTPAFQAYVGGIFDEFTPVSSPKDVNHGIIIVGWDDSKKAYRIKNSWGERWGEKGYMWIEYGCNNIGYGAAWVVLDKE is encoded by the coding sequence ATGAAAAAGTATTTTATCATTTGCATTATGATGTGTGTGGCCATCGCTCCAATTGCTTTTTCTCAGTCAAAGATGAAAAGCTCATTTAAAACTGATGTTGAAGCTCAAAGAATAAAGAATAAAAAAAGTATTACTGAAGTAAAACAGCAATTAGAAGCCATACGCAAAGATATAAAAGAGCGTAATTTGAAATTCAAGGTGGATATGACCGAAGCGTTAAAGCGCCAGATTGAGGAAATTACAGGTACCATACCACCAAAGGATCTGGAAAAAGAAGCTGAAATACAGACAAGTAGGGGGTTCCAGTTATTCCTTGAATTTTTACAACGGTTGGCCGAAGCCCAGGCTGCAAAACGCCAGGCTGAATTACAACCTGAGAAAAAAGAGCCTGTAAAGCCTAAAGAAGAAGTAAAAAAAGAAGAAAAACCTGAAGAAGTTACCCCGGTAAAACCTGAGGAAACATTGCCCCAGTCTTTTATGTTAGCTGACCCATCCAAACCCGTGCTTGACTGGTTTGCGCTGGGAATGATGACAGCTGTTAAAGATCAGGGACTGTGTGGTAGCTGCTGGTCGTTTACTGCAATGGGTGTGGTGGAAGGTTGTTATAAAATAAATAAAAAAGCTGATATTGACCTTTCAGAACAATACATGATTGATTGTGCTCGTGATAAATATGGGCGGGATGCAGGTAGCTGTAATGGTGGCTGGTATGGCAATGTATTTGATTTTATGATGACCAACTATCCTGTTGAGGAAAAGATTGCCCCTTATAGAGGTTATGAATATGGGTGCACTCCCAAAAAACAGATACCTGTAAAGCTTATAGCCTGGGGGTATGTCCGCAAAGATGGCGGGATCCCTTCAGTTGATGAGATGAAAAAGGCATTAAGCACTTATGGACCAATAGCAGCCACAGTAAAGGTTACCCCTGCTTTTCAGGCCTATGTAGGTGGTATATTTGATGAATTTACACCGGTGAGCAGCCCCAAAGATGTCAATCATGGAATAATTATTGTAGGTTGGGATGATAGTAAAAAGGCTTACAGGATAAAAAATTCCTGGGGTGAGCGTTGGGGTGAAAAAGGCTACATGTGGATAGAATATGGATGCAATAACATTGGTTATGGGGCAGCATGGGTTGTCCTTGATAAAGAATAA
- a CDS encoding transposase → MARKLRVQMPGLTYHITSRCIEWRNMLEEDYFKACFVEILRRAKEKYPFKIIAYCIMDNHIHLVIHTVDDGAPIGRIMQYIKARFAELYNKVTGRTGPFWNERYKDSIVEFARDGFHYLLWLLWYLAYNPVRKNLCSDPTAYTYSSIKAYLQKDADVGVPIDYHDYFKELGKTFAERVKRFMRYDEIYRKRYSIVGWV, encoded by the coding sequence ATGGCACGGAAATTACGTGTACAGATGCCCGGTCTTACCTATCACATCACTTCTCGCTGCATAGAGTGGCGAAATATGTTAGAAGAAGACTACTTTAAAGCCTGTTTTGTGGAAATTTTACGCAGAGCAAAAGAAAAATACCCGTTTAAGATTATCGCCTACTGTATTATGGACAATCACATCCATTTGGTTATTCACACGGTAGATGATGGAGCACCCATAGGACGCATTATGCAGTATATTAAGGCACGGTTTGCAGAATTGTATAATAAGGTAACCGGAAGAACCGGACCATTCTGGAACGAGCGGTATAAGGATAGTATTGTAGAGTTTGCCCGTGATGGGTTTCACTATTTGTTGTGGTTGTTGTGGTATTTAGCGTATAATCCGGTACGGAAAAATTTATGCTCTGACCCTACTGCATACACTTACAGCAGCATAAAAGCATATTTACAGAAAGATGCTGATGTAGGGGTGCCAATAGATTACCATGACTATTTTAAAGAGTTGGGGAAAACATTTGCCGAAAGGGTAAAAAGATTTATGCGCTATGACGAGATATATCGCAAGCGGTATTCTATTGTGGGGTGGGTGTAA